From Acidobacteriota bacterium, one genomic window encodes:
- a CDS encoding tetratricopeptide repeat protein: MIRRVPALLHVLAMVVLWVGPQLLAQSEGYRKALASYRDKRYLEALVWIQQAVAAEDDKASYHLLQGDIYSALHQFSDAVASLRRAVELEPDLARAHFQLAVLFLRDNKYRPAADALERVAVVEPGNLRARLLLGNVYCLQLNLDSLALQQFTAVAEADPRYPAVQFGLGRLLFRRGKDREAVEHFRSELGSHPEHAEARFHLAKALLRMGRTDEVAGHLQALRGKKVDQAELHFFLAKTYRRLQQPAKAIEALLQGIDLNPKFPDAYYLLARLYLETGRPRDAREQMDRFEKIRDREGRGRLRP, encoded by the coding sequence ATGATCAGGCGGGTCCCGGCTCTGTTGCATGTCCTGGCCATGGTTGTTCTGTGGGTTGGCCCCCAGCTTCTTGCCCAGTCGGAGGGCTATCGCAAGGCGCTGGCGAGCTATCGGGACAAGCGTTACCTGGAGGCCCTGGTCTGGATACAGCAAGCCGTAGCTGCGGAAGACGACAAGGCGAGCTACCATCTCCTTCAAGGCGATATCTACAGCGCCCTGCATCAGTTCAGCGATGCCGTGGCTTCGTTGCGCCGAGCCGTTGAATTGGAGCCCGATCTGGCCAGGGCCCACTTCCAACTGGCCGTTCTTTTCCTGCGGGACAACAAGTATCGTCCGGCAGCCGACGCTCTGGAGCGGGTTGCGGTCGTCGAGCCCGGCAATTTACGGGCCCGTCTCCTGCTGGGCAATGTCTACTGCCTTCAACTCAATCTCGACAGTCTGGCCTTACAGCAGTTTACGGCGGTAGCAGAGGCCGATCCCCGATATCCCGCGGTTCAATTCGGGCTGGGGAGACTCCTTTTCAGGCGGGGCAAGGACCGTGAGGCCGTGGAGCATTTCAGATCGGAGTTGGGGTCTCATCCGGAACATGCGGAGGCTCGTTTTCACCTGGCCAAGGCCCTGCTGAGAATGGGCCGCACCGATGAGGTTGCCGGCCATTTGCAGGCGCTCCGGGGCAAAAAGGTGGACCAGGCGGAACTCCACTTCTTCCTGGCCAAGACCTACCGGAGGCTGCAGCAACCGGCCAAGGCCATCGAAGCGCTGCTGCAAGGGATCGACCTCAACCCCAAGTTCCCGGACGCCTACTATCTGCTGGCCCGACTCTATCTGGAGACGGGGCGCCCCCGGGATGCTCGGGAGCAGATGGATCGGTTCGAAAAGATACGCGACCGGGAGGGAAGGGGCCGGCTGAGGCCATGA
- a CDS encoding CRTAC1 family protein has protein sequence MWVWLGLSVVLSAGGLLWADPVPRFTNVTGSSGIDFLHINGPEKTKPYLFEAKGGGAGFFDYDNDGRLDLIMVQGSTLERFRKGDNPHGSLYRNQGDGTFKEVTREAGLTRPAWGMGVTLGDYDNDGYVDIYLNNLQANILYRNRGDGTFEDVTAQAGVGDTGLSSSSAFGDYDLDGDLDLFVCNYVRYNFDSLPPPGSKPICNYRGVPAFCGPIGLDGAANRFYRNNGDGTFSDVTEAAGLNVKNRYYSLGVVWADLDSDGDPDLYVANDSTPNQLFVNQGDGTFSEMGFLSGLATDADGRFQAGMGVDAADYDNDGRMDLFVTNFADDYSTLYHNRGQLLFEDVSQQARLSQPEWMLVGWGAGFFDLNHDGWKDIFHSNGHVYALVLTAGWADRYYQPSSFYLNRKDGTFRDVRKLAGPDLQKELLGRGMAFGDLDNDGDIDFIIGNLNGTPQLFRHEGAGPNHWVMFRARGSRSNRDGIGARITVVSGELRQVREIKRTVGIFSASDPRAHFGLGGAERIDRVQVKWPSGVVQEFRDLPADRHYLIDEENGLSDEF, from the coding sequence ATGTGGGTCTGGCTTGGGTTGTCTGTGGTGCTCTCGGCCGGGGGGCTCCTTTGGGCGGACCCGGTTCCCCGGTTCACCAACGTCACCGGTTCCAGCGGCATCGATTTTCTCCATATCAACGGTCCCGAGAAGACCAAGCCCTACTTGTTCGAGGCCAAGGGGGGCGGGGCCGGCTTCTTCGATTACGACAACGATGGCCGGCTGGATCTGATCATGGTTCAGGGGTCCACCCTGGAACGATTCCGCAAGGGAGACAATCCGCACGGCTCGCTCTATCGCAACCAGGGAGACGGAACCTTCAAGGAGGTGACCCGTGAGGCGGGTCTGACCCGACCGGCCTGGGGGATGGGAGTTACACTGGGGGACTACGACAACGACGGCTATGTGGACATCTACTTGAACAACTTGCAGGCCAACATTCTGTACAGGAACCGGGGAGACGGCACCTTCGAGGACGTCACCGCCCAGGCCGGTGTGGGAGACACCGGGTTGAGCTCCTCTTCCGCCTTTGGCGACTACGATCTGGACGGGGATCTGGATCTCTTTGTCTGCAACTATGTTCGCTACAACTTCGATAGTCTGCCGCCGCCGGGATCGAAGCCCATCTGCAACTATCGGGGAGTTCCGGCCTTTTGCGGTCCAATCGGTCTGGACGGGGCGGCCAATCGGTTCTACCGCAACAACGGAGACGGAACCTTCTCGGACGTCACCGAGGCGGCGGGGTTGAACGTAAAAAACCGCTATTACTCACTTGGGGTGGTGTGGGCCGATCTGGACAGCGACGGGGACCCGGATCTCTACGTGGCCAACGACAGCACGCCCAATCAGCTCTTTGTCAACCAGGGAGACGGAACCTTCAGCGAAATGGGTTTTCTGAGCGGCCTGGCGACCGACGCCGACGGGCGTTTCCAGGCTGGAATGGGGGTGGACGCGGCCGATTATGACAACGACGGGCGTATGGATCTGTTTGTGACCAACTTCGCTGACGATTACAGCACGCTCTACCACAATCGAGGGCAACTCCTGTTCGAGGACGTAAGCCAACAGGCCCGGTTGAGCCAGCCGGAATGGATGCTGGTCGGCTGGGGGGCCGGATTTTTTGACCTGAACCATGATGGCTGGAAAGACATCTTTCACTCCAACGGCCACGTGTATGCGCTGGTGCTGACGGCCGGCTGGGCCGACCGCTACTATCAGCCTTCTTCCTTTTACCTGAACCGAAAAGACGGAACCTTCAGGGATGTGAGGAAGTTGGCCGGACCGGATCTGCAGAAAGAGCTGCTAGGCCGGGGAATGGCCTTCGGAGATCTGGACAATGACGGAGACATCGACTTCATCATCGGCAACCTCAACGGGACTCCCCAACTCTTCAGGCATGAAGGCGCCGGCCCCAACCATTGGGTCATGTTTCGCGCCAGGGGGAGCCGAAGTAACCGTGACGGCATCGGCGCCCGCATCACGGTGGTCTCCGGCGAGCTCCGCCAGGTTCGGGAGATCAAGCGAACAGTGGGCATCTTCTCGGCCAGCGACCCCAGGGCTCACTTCGGCCTGGGGGGCGCCGAGCGAATCGACAGGGTGCAGGTGAAATGGCCCAGCGGGGTCGTGCAGGAATTTCGCGACCTGCCTGCCGACCGGCACTATCTGATTGATGAAGAGAACGGCCTCTCGGACGAGTTCTGA
- a CDS encoding phytanoyl-CoA dioxygenase family protein: MPATPNTSQLAARFQEDGFVVVKGFLNAEELKRTEREIDRYITEVLPTVPRIHVVYESGWSGPLKQFSRMELYDKYFQQALQRPATLDLLGACLGEPVEPITTEVFYKPARVGSPALYHQENAYFNYLPPYGLVMWIALDETTLENGAVHFVRGSHRLGEIPHVQTGLPLFTKALSEPPDPELYPEVPALLQPGDASIHHFLTIHRSGPNNTDSHRRGFVLDYRGRSTEVNQEASRSHEAYRKRIYRKAGAL, translated from the coding sequence ATGCCTGCGACACCAAACACCAGTCAACTGGCGGCCCGGTTTCAGGAAGACGGGTTCGTAGTGGTGAAGGGATTCCTGAACGCCGAGGAATTGAAGCGGACGGAGCGGGAGATCGACCGCTACATCACCGAAGTCCTACCCACCGTCCCCCGGATTCACGTGGTCTATGAATCGGGATGGAGCGGGCCGCTGAAACAATTCTCCAGAATGGAGCTCTATGATAAGTACTTTCAGCAAGCGCTCCAGCGGCCGGCCACCCTGGATCTGCTGGGCGCCTGCCTGGGAGAGCCGGTGGAACCCATTACCACTGAAGTCTTTTACAAACCCGCCCGAGTCGGCTCGCCGGCCCTCTATCACCAGGAGAACGCCTACTTCAATTACCTCCCCCCCTACGGATTGGTGATGTGGATCGCCCTGGATGAGACCACCCTCGAAAACGGAGCCGTCCATTTCGTCCGCGGCAGCCACCGGCTGGGGGAAATCCCCCATGTCCAGACGGGACTGCCCCTGTTCACCAAGGCCCTCTCCGAACCTCCCGACCCCGAACTCTATCCGGAAGTCCCGGCGCTGCTCCAACCGGGAGATGCCTCCATCCACCACTTCCTCACCATCCATCGCAGCGGCCCCAACAACACCGATTCCCATCGCCGGGGATTCGTGCTCGACTACCGCGGGCGCAGCACCGAAGTCAACCAGGAAGCGTCGCGGAGCCACGAAGCCTACCGGAAGCGCATCTACCGCAAAGCGGGAGCCCTGTAG
- a CDS encoding family 10 glycosylhydrolase, translating to MNLIPGAGICLALAGVLSCSGPVPAPQANWSDAKKARVEAAARQRRIIFNDDSYELSRDDAGTPEGFLKRRLQPLAGTQVDTISWSILGGWADAPVYDSKIQPIYGDAHGGPPAYWSKVTANVKRLIQSGRGPLQIVIDFARSHGMEILASVRMNDVHDSFIGGGLTTWKKEHPEFLVDPLGRLTSLDLYVTSQDFSHPEVRQRKFEIIEEVARRYDVDGFELDFIRHPVFFSPTMQGKPVSADQVEIMTAFMRSIRKLTDSQAERRGRPLLLATRVPDSLQLALNIGLDLKGWLEEDLVDILIAGGGYAPFSLPLAEFTAAAHPHGVLVYPCINQSAANNVSGGSFLEGVRGMASNWFRTGADGVYLWNLGTPFEYKTGQDLVETRRRSYACLSDIGEPSTLAARNKLFCVDNHTGGVIDYYAHISSSRPLPVSREGAIKYGVVGRVPLAVGDDLASAKENGTLETMRLVLDVRSAARPDAVVCRVNGKDLTGGQSTVVDAGKGEYRVSYPVDAPPLRQGMNTVVLALKGSRPRPGAVRPEQLPGMAAWAQFHGVRLEVNYRSQ from the coding sequence ATGAACCTGATTCCGGGAGCCGGCATCTGTCTGGCCTTGGCGGGAGTCCTGTCCTGTTCCGGGCCGGTGCCGGCCCCCCAGGCCAACTGGTCGGACGCCAAGAAGGCCCGGGTGGAAGCAGCTGCCAGGCAGCGCCGCATCATCTTCAATGACGACAGCTACGAGCTGTCCCGCGACGATGCCGGCACTCCGGAAGGATTCCTGAAGCGCCGGCTGCAACCTCTGGCCGGAACCCAGGTCGATACCATTTCCTGGTCCATCCTGGGGGGGTGGGCCGACGCCCCGGTGTACGACAGCAAGATCCAGCCCATCTACGGCGACGCCCACGGGGGGCCGCCCGCCTATTGGTCCAAGGTCACCGCCAACGTGAAGCGTTTGATCCAGTCAGGCCGCGGCCCCCTGCAGATCGTCATCGATTTTGCCCGATCTCATGGCATGGAGATCCTGGCCTCGGTGCGCATGAACGACGTTCACGACAGCTTCATCGGAGGCGGCCTGACCACCTGGAAGAAGGAACATCCGGAGTTTCTGGTTGATCCCCTGGGCAGGCTCACCTCGCTGGATCTCTATGTCACCTCCCAGGACTTCTCCCACCCGGAGGTCAGGCAGCGCAAGTTCGAGATCATCGAGGAGGTAGCCCGCCGCTACGACGTTGACGGCTTCGAGCTGGACTTCATTCGCCACCCGGTATTCTTCAGCCCGACCATGCAGGGAAAACCGGTGAGCGCCGACCAGGTCGAGATCATGACGGCCTTCATGCGCAGCATCCGCAAGCTCACCGACAGCCAGGCCGAGCGGCGGGGCCGTCCGCTGCTGCTGGCGACTCGAGTGCCCGACAGCCTCCAGCTGGCCCTGAACATCGGGCTGGACCTGAAAGGCTGGCTGGAAGAGGACCTGGTGGACATTCTGATTGCCGGAGGCGGCTATGCCCCCTTCAGCCTTCCCCTGGCCGAGTTCACGGCCGCGGCCCATCCCCACGGCGTGCTGGTCTATCCCTGCATCAACCAGAGCGCCGCCAACAACGTGTCCGGGGGAAGCTTCCTGGAGGGGGTGCGGGGCATGGCCAGCAACTGGTTCCGGACCGGCGCCGACGGTGTCTACCTGTGGAACCTGGGGACGCCCTTCGAGTACAAGACCGGTCAGGACCTGGTCGAGACACGCCGGCGGTCCTACGCCTGCCTGAGCGATATCGGCGAGCCCAGCACCCTGGCGGCCAGGAACAAGCTGTTTTGCGTGGACAACCATACCGGTGGAGTGATCGACTACTACGCCCATATCTCCAGCTCTCGGCCGCTGCCGGTAAGCCGGGAGGGAGCCATAAAGTACGGAGTGGTGGGAAGGGTTCCGCTGGCGGTTGGGGACGACCTGGCCTCGGCCAAGGAAAACGGAACGCTCGAGACCATGAGGCTGGTGCTGGATGTGAGGAGCGCTGCTCGGCCGGATGCCGTGGTCTGCCGGGTAAACGGCAAGGACCTGACCGGCGGACAATCGACCGTCGTCGACGCCGGCAAGGGCGAGTATCGGGTGAGCTATCCCGTGGATGCTCCCCCCCTGCGGCAGGGAATGAACACCGTGGTGCTGGCCCTCAAGGGCTCACGCCCCAGGCCGGGGGCCGTCAGGCCGGAGCAGTTGCCCGGAATGGCTGCCTGGGCGCAGTTTCATGGCGTGCGGCTGGAGGTCAACTACCGATCGCAGTGA
- a CDS encoding tetratricopeptide repeat protein produces MAVPALAVVLLWAVQLGAQSADYLEAKERYERKEYLLAMLAAQKAVQQDGENAGYRHLYGMTLLQLNQYSDAEPELRKALALDPSKADFHYGVAALILQQRSETEDPTDPMGMGARNETSEPVEEGMRLLEKALQLDPNHLKARMHLGRTYHQQNMRSKALRQFEAVVARDPRYAWAHYHLAAIYLDAGMFREALQALQQEVEDHPDAGQARLELADLLLQLGKPKLALSQLTAVSPESQTVSLPDLHFGLAKVYRRLGQLDKAIAAARRSIRLLPDNPVAHRLLGRLYRDAGQSEQARQALESYRELKERIERFAR; encoded by the coding sequence TTGGCCGTTCCGGCGCTTGCCGTTGTCCTTCTCTGGGCGGTCCAGCTCGGAGCGCAATCGGCGGACTACCTGGAGGCTAAAGAGCGGTATGAGCGCAAGGAGTATCTGCTGGCCATGCTGGCGGCTCAGAAAGCCGTGCAGCAGGACGGTGAGAACGCCGGATACCGGCACCTGTACGGCATGACGCTGCTGCAGCTCAATCAGTACAGCGACGCCGAACCCGAACTGCGCAAAGCCCTGGCTCTGGACCCCTCCAAAGCCGACTTCCACTACGGCGTGGCGGCTCTCATACTCCAGCAGCGGAGCGAAACCGAAGACCCGACCGATCCCATGGGTATGGGCGCCAGAAACGAGACCAGCGAGCCGGTGGAAGAGGGCATGCGGCTCCTGGAGAAGGCCCTGCAACTGGACCCCAACCACCTGAAGGCCAGGATGCACCTGGGGCGCACCTACCACCAGCAGAACATGAGGAGCAAGGCTCTCCGCCAGTTCGAGGCGGTGGTGGCCAGGGATCCCCGCTACGCCTGGGCTCACTACCACCTGGCCGCCATTTACCTGGACGCCGGGATGTTTCGGGAGGCACTGCAAGCCTTGCAGCAGGAGGTGGAAGATCACCCTGACGCCGGCCAGGCCCGCCTGGAGCTGGCGGACCTGCTGCTGCAACTCGGAAAACCCAAGCTGGCTCTTTCCCAGTTGACTGCCGTCTCCCCCGAGAGCCAAACGGTCTCGCTCCCCGATCTCCACTTCGGTCTGGCCAAGGTCTATCGCAGGCTCGGACAGCTCGACAAGGCCATTGCGGCCGCCCGGCGGTCCATCCGGCTCCTCCCCGACAATCCGGTGGCTCACCGCCTTCTGGGAAGACTCTACAGAGATGCCGGACAGTCCGAACAGGCCCGGCAGGCGCTGGAGAGCTACCGGGAGCTGAAGGAGCGGATCGAGCGCTTTGCTCGATGA
- a CDS encoding multiheme c-type cytochrome, translated as MEQLMSIAIGLRAHPGPAGKSAALHRNLASCFLSVAVSTIFLSVVPPRAQATDESGFVGSSQCVQCHREIAEVQLESGHPLTLRRVRSISRLLESVPLEFSDPRNQVAYRIERSPDPEFTLDLVAARDGEVDRMHLLWGMGAGRKGITFVGMTDAGAYGQSRVSWYQSTGGLDITTGLEDPVDNAYDALADWMSPPQREHCFACHTTRNADLPPEKMETASAGVHCERCHGPGQEHVRAMTRGDSDPAATIGNPGKMPAIEQLYFCGACHGAPPGGSDLQALARYMVDKEVSRFPAQRLVLSQCYSESRDQLKCTTCHDPHESLVQTPTSYDSKCLACHGGDHATASGCKVAASECSSCHMPFVEGFMTHSEFADHWIRIVAEKKP; from the coding sequence GTGGAACAACTGATGTCCATCGCCATCGGCCTGCGGGCGCACCCAGGGCCGGCCGGGAAATCGGCCGCGCTGCACAGGAACCTGGCTTCCTGCTTTCTCTCGGTCGCGGTTTCAACGATCTTCCTTTCGGTGGTCCCCCCCCGCGCACAAGCCACCGACGAATCGGGCTTTGTGGGTTCGAGCCAGTGCGTGCAGTGCCACCGGGAGATTGCCGAAGTCCAGTTGGAGAGCGGGCACCCTCTGACGTTGCGGCGAGTGCGCTCCATTTCCCGGTTGCTGGAATCGGTGCCCCTGGAGTTCTCCGACCCGCGCAATCAGGTGGCCTATCGGATCGAGCGGTCTCCCGACCCCGAGTTCACCCTCGACCTGGTGGCTGCCAGGGACGGAGAAGTCGACCGCATGCACCTGCTTTGGGGCATGGGGGCCGGGAGGAAGGGCATCACCTTCGTGGGCATGACCGATGCCGGCGCCTACGGCCAGAGCCGGGTAAGCTGGTATCAGTCCACCGGGGGGCTGGACATCACCACCGGGTTGGAGGACCCGGTCGACAATGCCTACGACGCCCTGGCGGACTGGATGAGTCCGCCGCAACGAGAGCACTGCTTTGCCTGCCACACCACCCGGAACGCCGACCTGCCGCCTGAAAAAATGGAGACTGCCTCGGCCGGCGTCCACTGCGAACGTTGCCACGGACCGGGGCAAGAACACGTCCGGGCCATGACCCGAGGAGATTCCGATCCCGCCGCCACCATTGGCAACCCCGGCAAGATGCCGGCTATCGAGCAGCTCTATTTCTGCGGCGCCTGCCACGGAGCGCCGCCGGGAGGCAGCGACCTGCAGGCGCTTGCCAGGTACATGGTCGACAAGGAGGTGTCCCGTTTCCCGGCCCAGCGCCTGGTGTTGAGCCAGTGCTACAGCGAGAGCCGGGATCAACTGAAGTGCACGACCTGCCACGACCCGCACGAGAGCCTGGTGCAAACCCCCACCTCCTACGATTCCAAGTGCCTGGCCTGCCATGGAGGCGATCACGCCACGGCTTCCGGATGCAAGGTGGCTGCCAGCGAATGCAGTTCCTGTCACATGCCCTTTGTAGAGGGCTTCATGACCCACTCGGAGTTCGCCGACCACTGGATACGCATCGTCGCCGAAAAGAAACCCTGA
- a CDS encoding FecR family protein gives MTRIIVTSAAGFLLLAGATRALARDPAAHVSHLQAGTVRYVKGKQLLLAGGQGVPAEIAIGHRLEARDIVRTGRGDRLEIMLHPGGFLRLADQARLEVLDTAYRKMHFRVSEGTVVVDSRRFKGRRHAFRLSTPAGDLELLKDGFYRIEAKDPSSLEVAVHSGKLNWLKRDGQSFNLTHGNRYVLRSASENTPAVAELGKHSRDHLDPWGQVRSAFLLNSFWGRPPQYSFAGSNRWLLTAGHKLNAGGQLRTLENGRAELLLNPGSYLRLAESSLVRFIRTGYATMKFEILRGEIILESAAFNPAIHSLSISTPAGDFQVAAKGLYRLSLEPRLRVSVYKGALEWMGNNRKRRRLEAGRSYQVEAASSKLQSGKLRKRDDLNQWSKERAQQLAQSNSRLSARLRRSAYPSFGYQNRGGWVLGSRSQGFTFVPFDSKPKSPYGFRYGNALWIKSRDLGEIRNGRRQESVGQDEHDRQLQDNPANRAQMGIGRWNN, from the coding sequence ATGACTAGGATCATCGTGACTTCGGCGGCCGGGTTCCTGCTTCTTGCCGGAGCCACCCGGGCTTTGGCAAGGGATCCCGCCGCTCACGTCTCTCACCTTCAAGCCGGCACCGTCAGGTATGTCAAGGGCAAACAGCTTCTGCTTGCCGGCGGGCAGGGGGTGCCCGCTGAAATCGCAATCGGCCACCGATTGGAGGCCAGGGACATAGTCCGGACAGGCCGCGGGGACCGTCTCGAAATCATGTTGCATCCGGGCGGTTTCCTGCGTCTGGCCGACCAGGCCCGACTGGAAGTCCTCGACACGGCATACCGGAAGATGCACTTCCGCGTTTCGGAGGGAACGGTCGTCGTCGACTCCAGACGCTTCAAAGGCCGTCGCCACGCCTTCAGGCTGTCAACCCCTGCCGGGGACCTGGAGCTTCTCAAAGACGGGTTTTATCGAATTGAAGCCAAAGACCCGTCATCACTGGAAGTTGCCGTTCACTCCGGCAAGTTGAACTGGCTGAAGCGAGACGGACAATCGTTCAACCTGACCCATGGCAATCGGTACGTTCTACGAAGTGCTTCAGAAAACACTCCGGCCGTGGCCGAGCTGGGCAAGCACAGCCGCGATCACCTGGACCCTTGGGGACAGGTGCGTTCGGCCTTTCTGTTGAACAGCTTTTGGGGAAGACCGCCCCAATATTCGTTCGCGGGCAGCAACCGCTGGCTTTTGACCGCCGGTCACAAGTTGAATGCCGGAGGGCAGCTGAGGACCCTGGAGAATGGTCGCGCGGAACTGCTCCTGAATCCGGGCAGCTACTTGAGGCTCGCCGAAAGCAGCCTGGTCCGATTCATCAGGACGGGTTACGCGACCATGAAGTTCGAGATTCTACGCGGGGAAATCATCCTGGAATCCGCCGCCTTCAATCCCGCCATCCACTCGTTGTCCATATCGACTCCAGCCGGCGATTTTCAAGTGGCCGCCAAAGGGCTGTATCGCCTCAGCCTCGAGCCCCGGTTACGCGTCTCGGTCTACAAGGGGGCTTTGGAATGGATGGGGAACAACCGGAAGAGGCGACGGCTTGAAGCCGGCAGGAGCTACCAGGTCGAAGCGGCATCCTCCAAGCTTCAGTCGGGAAAGCTGAGGAAGCGGGACGACCTCAACCAATGGAGCAAAGAACGAGCCCAACAGTTGGCCCAGTCCAACTCACGGCTCTCAGCCCGATTGCGCCGGTCGGCCTACCCCAGCTTCGGCTACCAGAACCGAGGAGGATGGGTACTCGGCAGTCGGTCCCAAGGGTTTACCTTCGTGCCCTTCGATTCCAAGCCCAAGTCCCCCTATGGATTTCGCTACGGCAACGCCCTATGGATCAAGTCCCGGGACCTCGGGGAAATACGCAACGGTCGAAGGCAGGAGTCAGTGGGGCAGGACGAACACGATCGCCAGTTGCAGGACAATCCCGCAAATCGCGCGCAAATGGGGATAGGGAGGTGGAACAACTGA